The DNA region GAAGTTTAAGGTAATTTGCTAATTTTATCGTGCTTGTCGTTTTACCGCCACCTTGCAAACCAACCATTAAAACGATTGTTGGAGGCTTTGAGGAAAATACAAAACCTTGATTTTTACCGCTAATGCTTAAAATTTCTTCTAAATTTTTCTTAATAGCCTCTAAAAACTGCTTTTGTCCTATGCCATTTTTCTTAACATCATCTTCAATTAGGCTTAATAATTCTTTGGTAACTTTATGATGAACATCAGCTTTTAGAAGGGATTTTTTAAGGGTTTCTAAAGCATTTTTTAAGGCTTTTTCATCATCGACAAAACGAAGCTTATTTACAGCACCTTTAAAAGACTCGCTGACAAGTTCAAACACCCCTAAAACCTTTCCTTAATAAAATAAAATCGAAATTATACAAAATTTTTGCTTAAATGGCTTTAAAACTCCAAATTTTTTAGCTCAAAACCAAATTTTGCGAAACTTTCATCTAAATTAGCCTTAAACTCATAGTGTAAAATTTTAAGCTCGTAGCTATGCAAATACATTCTATCTGCTGCTATTTTCCCATACTTTTCATCACCTATAATGGGATGTTTAACAAAAGCAGTATGCACTCTTATTTGATGTGTTCTGCCCGTTTGAATACAAATTTTTGCTAGAGTTCTTTTACCCTGTATCATTAAAGGATTTATAATGCTTAAAGCACTTTGCCCCTCTTTTGCAATTTTGCTAAAGGCGCCATTTTTACCCTTGAGTGTGCGTATAGGCTCATCGACTACAAGCTCCTCAGCCAAAACGCCATCAAGCACAGCTATATAGCTTTTATAAACCCTTTGCTTCCTAAATTCCTCTATACAAAGCTTTTTAAAATCTTCATTTTTACAAAGCAAAATAAGCCCACTTGTTTCTTTATCCAATCTATTCAAAAGTTTAGCCTTAAATTCACTCTCTAGCTCCTCGCTAATGTAAGAATAAGGCTTATTTATTGCTAAAATTTTCTCATCTTCAAACAAAATTTGAGGCTTTTTCATCTTAAGCAAATTAAATTTCGTTCCCTCTTTCATCAAAGCCCTAGCAAGGACAATTTTTTTTCCGCGAGAAAAAACCAAGCCCCTATCTATCAAATCCTTAGCTTCTCTATTTGAAATATTTTCTTGCAAAGCAAGTAATTTATAAGCTTTTTCTTGCATTAAGCCCTTCCTTTATCGCATTTTCTATTATGCTTAAGTCTTTATTTTGCGAGATTCTAGCTTTTTTATTTAAATGATGTATCATAGAATTAAGACTTGTCAAATCCTCACAAAAATTGACATTTTCAACTTCTGCAAATAAATTTTCTTGATTATGGATAAAAATACCTGTAATGAGAACATTATTAAAACTTGCCACCTCAATGGGATTATGCCCCCCAATCCCCTCGACAAAAGAACCACCAAGCACGACCACATCACTAATGGCATAAAAATTAATTAATTCTCCCAAAACATCGAGCAATAAAATTTGTCCCTTAAAATCTTCCCATTTTTTTAAATTTGAAAATTTTTCATAAACATAGTGTTGCAATAAATTTTCGACCTCCAAAAAACGCTCTGGGTGTCTTGGAGCGATGATGAGTTTTTCATCTTTTTGCAAACAAATGGCTCTTAATAAAAGCTCTTCTTCGTTTTGATGTGTGCTAGCAAAAATAATAAGTCTTTCTTTTAATTTAGCATAATGCTTACTAGGCTTAATTTCCAAATTTGCTTTAATGTTCTTAAAAATTTTCACATTTTTAGCGCCTAATTGCTCAAGTCTTTGCTTATCTTTCGCGCTTTGAGCAAAAACCTCGTCAATGTAAAAAAAAATCAAGCGGTAAAAAAAAGCGAAACGCAAATAAGCCTTATAAGAATGATTTGAAATTCTAGCGTTAATCAAAAGCACCCTAGCACCTCTTAATTTCGCCATAAAAACAAGCATTAGCCAGTATTCAGCTTCAAAAATAACTAAAACTTCACAACGCTTAAACCAAAAGGGTAGCCAATTTTCAAAAGCTAAAAAATTCACTTTTTTACAAAATTTTTTAGCCTCTTCAAAACCTGTTTGAGTAATGACGCTTATTCTAGAATCAAATTTTTTACTTAAAATCCCCACACTCCTAACCTCTCCCAAAGAACAAGCGTGAAAATGCACTCTAGCTTTTTGGCAAGAATTTTTATAAAGAAAAAACCTCGCCTTTAAGCTTTTTTTATATTTTGTTTTAAAAAATGAAAGAAAAAATAAAGGGATAGCACCTATAAAAAATGCCACCCAAGTGAGAAAATAGTAGGCAATTATCAATTCTTTTTCGCTTCTTCAAGCTCTTTATATAAAATTCTACCACAATGCGGACAAGTTACTATTTCTTCGCCCTTTATCACAGCCAAATAAGTCTTATCATAAATCTTCATAAAGCATCCATAACAAGCTTGCTTTTTAACAGGCACAACAGCAGTATTTTTCGCCCATTTGCGAATTTTTTCATAAAAGCCAAGCACCTTTTGATTCATCTCGCCTACAAGCTTTGTTTTTTTATTATAAATTATCATTCTTTCTTTTTCAAGGCTTGAAATTTGCACATCAATTTCCTTTTTAATTCCCTCCAAATCCGCTTCTTCTTTGGTTCTACTTTCTAACAATTCCTTCTTAAAATGCTCTTTATTTTCTAAAATTTTATCAAGTCGCACAATCTCACCATTAGCCGCATCAAGCTGCTCTTTAGCGATATCTTCCTCTATTTTAAGGGCGTTCGCTTCTTTTTCTGTCTTAACTGCACCACTTTTTTTACCAAGCTCCTTAATCTTGGCTGAAAATTCCGCTATATGAGCATTATTTTGTGCTTTTTGCGCTTCAATATCCTTAATCTCCTCATCAGCAGCTACAAGTTCCTCGTTCATCTTAGCTATCCTAGCTTCAGCATCTTTTAAAGTTTTGCTTACGCTACTAATTTTAGGCTCGAAACTATCAATTTCTTGGTCTATTTGCGATAAATGAACTAATTGTTCTAAATATTTATTCATTAAATTTTCCTTAAAAGTATTGAAATGGATTTTTTGAAACTGACATTATAACCTTTAGCGGCAAATTTTGCAAGTATTTCGCTAGGCTTTCGTTAAAATAACGCTCGCTTTCATAATGTCCAAGCTCAATCAAGCTTAAATGATTACTTAAAGCCTCAAAAGCTTGATGATACTTAAAATCTCCGCTTAAAAAACAATCCGCTTTTACATTAGGGATTAAATCGCCCCCACTACCCGTACAAATGGCAATTTTCTCAAGTTTTTCCTTGCCACTAAAGCTCATTTTAAGATTTGTTAAATTAAGTCTTTTTTTTACTCTTTCACAAAGCTCATAAAAGCTCAAATTGACATCGACATAAATTAAAAAATCTTCTTGTAAAAATTTTTCAAAACCCAAAATTTCCTTAACAAAATACGCATTAAGGTGGCTTAAATCGTAATTTGTGTGCAAAGAAATGAGAGCGATATTTTTCTTAATCATTTCTTTAAGCAAATTTTTAGGATAAGCCATTTCACTTAAATTACGCAAAGGTTTAAAAATTAAAGGATGATGAGTGATAAAAAGCGAATTTTCCTCCGCATTTTTAATCAAATTTTCATCTACATCAAGACTAAGATAAAGCTTGGAAATATCATCATCTAAATTTCCTAGTAAAAGTCCGCTATTATCCCAGCTAGCCTGCTTTTCAAAAGGGCTAAGCTCATTTAAAAAAGCATAAATTTCACTCAGTTTCATTTAAATTTTTCTTATAAATTTCAGCACAGTGCTTAGAAAGTTCGCGAATTTTAAGCATATAATCTTGTCTTTTTGCGACAGAAATAGCTCCTCTTGCGTCAAGAAGATTAAAGGTGTGAGCTGCTAACATACAATAATCATACGCAGGTAGAGCCAAACCCTGCTCTAGCGTGTTTTTACACTCATTATAAGCATTTTGAAATTGCGAATTTAAAAGCTCTATATTGCTTATTTCAAAATTATATTTGCTATACTCATACTCACTTTGCTTATGCACATCGGCGTATTTAATTAACTCTCCACCAAATTCACTCCACACTATGTCATAAACATTATCGACATTTTGCAAATACATTGCAATTCTTTCAAGCCCATAAGTAATCTCTGCACTCACCAAATCCACAGCAATGCCACCTACTTGCTGAAAATAGGTAAATTGCGTTACCTCCATACCATCAAGCCAAACTTCCCAACCAAGTCCCCACGCTCCAAGGCTTGGGCTTTCCCAGTTGTCCTCCACAAAGCGAATATCGTGGCTTTTTAAGTCAAAGCCTAAATTTTCAAGGCTTTTTAAGTAAAGCTCTTGGATATTATCCGGACTTGGCTTAATTAAAACTTGAAATTGATAATAAGCACCTAAGCGGTTAGGATTTTCTCCATAACGCCCATCTGTTGGTCTTCTACTTGGTGCGACATAAGCACAAGCCCAAGGCTTTTTACCTAAGCTTCTTAAAAAAGTCGCAGGGTGAAAAGTCCCAGCTCCCGCTGGCATATCATAAGGCTGCATAATCGCACAGCCATTTTCCTGCCAAAAATTTTGTAAATTTAGTATCATTTGCGAAAAAGTCATTGTGTATTTTCCTCCTCTTTCGCCTTATCGCTATAAGTTTCTATGGTTTTATTCCACATTAATTTATATTTTCTTTTCATAAATTCCGCTTCTTCTCTAGCGTGTTTTAACTCTTCATTTAAAGTTTCTATAGTCTTTCTATCCGCATCGTAAAGTTCTTGCATAGAATAGAGTGCATCTTTTAAGAATTTATTTTCATTTTTTAAAGCTTCAAGAGTTTCATCTTTTGCGTCTAAAACTTTCTCGTGTAAATTTAAAATCGTTCCTATGGTCTTCTCCACAAAGCTTTCCCCAGCTAAGGTCATAGAATTAACCATAGAATTTTGATTTGCTCCACTAGGCACGACACTGAAAGTGCCTTGATTTGCCTCAATATAAATCACTCCATCTTCTTCTTTAAAATTTAAAGAGCCATTTGCCATCATACCCTTAACGACATCTTCGTTTAAATGCACCAACTTGCAAAATTCATCTAATTCTAAATAAGTTTGCATTTATAAAATCACCTCTACGCTTTTAGAATCCTTGACAAGCTTATCTTCTTTTGTCTTACGCTCCTCTTTTAAAGCTTTTGCCAAATTTTCATCATTAAGAGCTAAAATTTGCACCGCCAAATAAGCCGCATTCATAGCTCCAGCCTTACCTATGGCTAAAGTTCCTACAGGAATTCCACTTGGCATTTGCACGGTGGAAAATAAAGAGTCCATACTTCCCAAATTAGTCCCGCTCATAGGCACTCCTAAAACAGGCTTAGTTGTGTAGGCTGCCACTGCTCCTGCTAAGTGTGCAGCCATACCCGCCGCTGCGATAAAGACCTTAGCACCCTTTTGTTCGGCTTCTTTAATGTAATCTTTTGTTCTTTTTGGGCTTCTATGTGCTGAAGTGATGATAAGCTCATATTTAACTCCAAATTCTTCAAGCACCCTAGCCGCCTCACTCATCACTTCATAATCACTCTTACTTCCCATAAGTATCGCTACAAATTTCATACAATTTCCTTTCTTAAAAAGCTAAATTCTGGCACTAAATTTGGCATTTTAATGGCATTTTCATTACCGCTATGAATTTCTGCATATTCTTTATGATTTTGAGTAAGCATTTTTTTAAATTTCACAAAATACTTTCCCTCTTTTTCATAAATTTGACCTAGTTCGTTATCACAAGGTGTGATTTTAGAAGCTAAAGGGCTTAAAATTTCATAAGCTTCATTTAAAACAACCTTACCTTTACATTTAAAAAACTCTCCATTTTCCGAAAATCCTTGCACTTGATGCGTTCCCTCTTCAATACTTGTGAGATGATTTTGCGTGTCTGTTTTTTCTAAAGGGCGTGAGATAAGATACCCGTCTGTAAAACCTCTATTTTTAAGCGTATGAATTTCTTTTTCGTATTTTAAGGCATTAAATTCACCCCTTAAAGTATCTTCAATCGCCATTTTATAAGTGCGTGTAGTAAGTGCGACATAATATTCACTTTTTGTACGACCCTCTATCTTAAAAGCACTAATGCAATTTTCCTTCATAATTTTTTCTATATAAGAACATAAATTTAAGTCCTTAGAATTAAAGATATGCGTTCCATTTTCATCTTCTTCTAAGCGAAATAAAACGCCGTTTTCTTTATTTTTAGCAAAAAGCTCGTAAGAAAAACGACAATCATTCGCACAAGAGCCACGATTACTCATTCTACCGCTTTGCACAGAGCTAATTAAACATCGTCCAGAATATGCAAAACACATTGAGCCATGCACAAAGGCTTCTAATTCTATATCGCAATTTTGCTTTAAAAGTTTCGCATCATTTAAACCAAGCTCTCTAGCGATAACTACGCGTTTTCCACCCATTTGCTTATAAACTTTAGCGTCTAAATAATTTAAAACATTAGCCTGTGTGGAGATATGCAGAGGAATTTCTGGGGCTAATTCTCTTACCAAAGCCATAGCTCCCACACTTGCCACAATAAAAGCATCAGGACGCATAGCTTTAAGCTTTAAAATATGCCTTTTAAGCCCCTCAATTTGTCCGCTTAAATGGAAGCCATTAAGCGTTACATAAATTTTCTTACCTTTTGCGTGCGTGTAATTAATCGCTTCTTCAAAACTTTCATAATCAAATTCGCGTGCCGTTCTCGAACGCAAGGAAAAATTATTTACTCCCGCATAAACGGCGTCCGCTCCATAAGCAAGGGCGATTTTAAGCTTGGTAAAATTCCCCGCCGGAGCGACAATCTCAGGTATGATCATTTCTGTCCTAAAGATGCAATCAGCGCTTCTATATCATCATTACTCACAACATCAGCTGTGGTATCGCCCTCAATGTGTATAGCGGAACTTACGCGTTTTTTATCGTCAATCTTACCCTCAAATAAAGAACTCATATAGCGACTTAACGCACGCATGACATTAATTACTCTTTCGATTTTTTGCCTATGGATATCTTGATATTGCATAGCATCCATAGCCATCATCACTTCATCTTGCCCACTTTGTAAATTTTCACCTATTTCTTTTGTCTTTTCCTTGATGTCTTGATTAAGCTTTAGAGCTTCACCAAAACTTTCAACATTAGGGAAACGCTCACTTAATTTGCCGAAAATGTCAATATTTTTATCAAAAACATGATTTAATTCATTAAGCAAAGTTTCAGAATCTGCAAAAAAATTACTAATGCTTTCAAGTTTGTCCATCATTTCAGTAGCTTTTTCTTCGCTATCTTTCGTAACATCATCAAGCTGATGAACGACTTTATGTTCGTCATTTGGTGGCGGAGGTGGCCAAAGTATGTTAGGATTTGGCTGATACTCGGTAGATTTCATATTTTCAACTATAGCTCCATTTTCACTAATTTCGCTCTCTTCAGTCACACTAGGCTCTTCGCTCGAATTTGGCGAATCAATATCAACATCGCCGTTCATTAAGGCATCAAGTTCTTCTTGAGTCATTTTTTTCCTTAATATTAAAATTATTTTGAAATTATAATGCAAATAAATTAAAACTAAAAGACAAAAAATAAAATTTTTATGCAAAAATAAAATTTTCAAATTTATAAAAAAAATTATCTTAATTAAAACTGAATTAAAAATTTTATGATACAATTTTATAATTTAATTTTAATTAAGGAGAAAATATGGGCAAATTTGTCAATAATATCGAGGAATTTTTTACTTACTGCAAAGAAAATGAAGTCGCTTTTGTGGATTTTCGTTTCACAGATATTATAGGAGCTTGGCATCATATCACTTACAATTTTCACTCCATTAACGAAGAGACTTTTGAGCTAGGAATTCCCTTTGACGGCAGTTCTTTGGAGGGTTGGCAACCTGTTAATAAATCTGATATGATCTTAAAACCTGACGCTCCAAGCGCCTTTTTAGACCCATTTACAGCAGATCAGACCATTATCGTTTTTTGCGATGTTTATGACATTTACAAAGGACAAATGTATGAAAAATGCCCTCGCTCTATGGCAAAAAAGGCTCTTCAATTTTTACAAGAAAGTGGTGTAGCTGATATGGCTTATTTTGGACCTGAAAATGAATTTTTTATCTTTGATAGTGTCAAAATCGTAGATAATGCAAACTGCTCCAAATATGAAGTTGATACTGAGGAGGGTGAGTGGAACGACAATAAAGAATTTGTCGATAGCTACAATACAGGACATCGTCCAAGAAATAAGGGCGGATATTTTCCAGTCGCACCTATTGACTCTTTAGTTGATATTAGAGCGGAAATGGTGCAAACTCTAGAAAAAGTAGGCATTAAAACCTTTGTGCATCATCACGAAGTCGCACAGGGACAAGCTGAAATAGGCGTTCATTTTGGCACTTTAGTCGAAGCAGCTGACAATGTGCAAATTTACAAATATATCGTTAAAATGGTCGCCCATCTTAATGGTAAAACCGCCACTTTTATGCCAAAACCCCTTTATGGCGATAATGGCAGTGGTATGCATGTGCATATGAGCCTATGGAAAAATGGCGTGAATTTGTTTTATGATAAAGAAGGATACGGCGGACTTAGCCAAGATGCTATCCATTACATAGGAGGAATTCTCAAAAATGCAAGAAGTGTTGCCGCTTTTACAAATCCTAGCTCAAATTCCTACAAAAGGATAGTTCCGGGCTTTGAAGCGCCTTGCATTTTAACCTATTCTTGTCAAAACAGAAGTGCAAGTTGTCGTATCCCCTATGGTATGGGAAAAAATTCTGCACGCGTTGAAATTCGCTTCCCAGATAGCACGGCAAATCCTTATCTAGCTTTCGTTTCGCTTTTGATGGCGGGACTTGATGGTATTAAAAATAAGCATATCCCAGTGGGTCCTATGGAGGAGAATTTGTTCGATTTAACTCTAGATGAAGTGCGTGAAAAAGGTATAGAACAACTTCCTCACACTTTAAGAGGAAGTCTAGAAGCACTTATCCGCTACAATAGCTTTTTAAAACCTGTGATGAGTGATCTTTTTATTGATGATTATCAACATCTCAAATTTGCCACTCAAGTATGGCCTGTGGAAGCACGCCCTACGGCTTATGAATTTAAAACCTGCTATTCTTGTTAAAATTCAATCCCACAAAAGTGGGATTATAAAATCCTTAAAACAAATATCATAGAAAAACTTGAAATTTATAGAAATTCCTTTTTGCAGAGTGCGAGGTATTTTTTAGGATTACTCTCACGCATTAATGCCTCTCTCATACAGACTCCAGCGATATTAATATTTTTAAAAAACTTGATATTTTCAGCATTAATCCCACCTATAGCATAAAGTGGTATAGAGCTAAAGCTCAACAAATCTTTCAAAAGCTCTATTCCATAAGGCTTTAAATTTGGCTTACAAGAACTTTTGAAAATATGTCCCACAAAGGCGTGATTTACCTTATAATTAATCGCTTCCAAAAGCTCCTCTTTACTATGAACGGAAGTGCCTAAAATGTGAAAATATTTTGCTATATTGGACTCTTTTCTAAGTAAGGCTAAGGGGGCTTGGAAATACTTATGCTCTAGCTTTAAGGTGGGTGTTAAATAGCCGTGTAAAAAACAAGTGATTTTATACTTAGTGCAAATTTTTAAAACTTCTTTAGCCAAATCATAGTATTCATACTCACTTAAATCTTTCTCCCTTAGCACAAAAGCGTCTATCTTAGCCTTTGCAAGTTTTTCAACCTGTCTTAGAAAATCATCTTGCACCAAAACTCTATCGCTGATAGCGATGATTTTTCTAACCCACATAAATACTATCACTCATCACGGGCTGAAGGTCAAGTTCTTTAAGCTTTATTCTAATCGCCTCAACGCTTCTATCATCGCTGATTTCAAATTGCTCATCGCCCTTTTTTGTGCCAGAATGCTCCCCTATCCCCACGCTAACTCCCGCACTCATCTTACTCACACCAAGTTTAACAGCCTCATCTCTAAAGCCCATTCTTTCACGACTTGAAAGGCTAATGTGTGCAAAGGGCAAAAAAAGTCTATAAGCACACAAAACCTGTAAAAGTCTTTTTTCGCTTACATCTTTGGGTGAAATTTTAGCATTATTAATAATAGGTCTTAAGCGTGGGATAGAAAGCGAAAATTCAGCGTAGGGGTATTTTTGCTGCAAAAAGTGTGCGTGAAGTGCACAAGCTAATGCGTCTTTTCTAAAATCATCAATCCCAAGCAAAGCCCCAAAAGCCACGCCCCTCATACCAGCCATTAGCGCTCTTTCTTGTCCAAAAAAGCGGTATTTAAATACACTTTTTTCTCCAGCTAAATGAATTTTAGAATATTTAGTTTCATTATAAGTTTCTTGAAAAATCGTTACATAATCGCACCCACTTTTATGCAAAAGGGCATATTCATCAACATTCATAGGGTAAATTTCCACGCCTACGACCTTAAAATATTTTCTTGCTAATTCACACGCTCTAGCGATGTATTCTACACTTGCAAATTCTCTACCCTCACCCGTTAGCATTAAAATTTCTTGCAAGCCGCTTTTAGCTATGGCTTGCATTTCCTCTTCAATTTCTTTTTCGCTTAATTTTGCTCTTGTAATTTTATTGCCCTTTTGAAAGCCACAATACACACATTTAGAATTACAAAAATTTGACAAGTAAAGTGGGGTAAATAAAGAAATATTATTACCAAAATATTTAAGTTTAAGTTTTGAAGCTTTGAAAGCCAAATCCTCTATAAATTCCTCAGCAGCCGTGCTTAAAAGGGCTTTTAAATGCTCTATATTAAGATAAGAAGAATTTAAAGCATTGATGACATCGTTGGTTTGATATTTTGCTTCATCATAGCTTTGCATTTCTTTTATAACTTTATCTAAAATATCGCTTTGAATCACTTGCATATGAGGAAGATAATCCATCATTTTCCTTTTGATTTTTAAGGATTGTAACAAAGAAGGGTTAGTGAAATTTAAATGAGAGAATTTGCCCTCAAAAGAGGGCAGGAGCTTAATGGAGGCATTACATCATACCGCCCATTCCTCCCATACCGCCCATAGCACTCATATCAGGCATAGCAGGTTTATCTTCTTTAATCTCGCTAATTGTCGCTTCAGTCGTTAATAGCATAGAAGCCACAGAAACAGCGTTTAATAGAGCCACTCTTTCCACTTTCACAGGGTCGATAATCCCGGCTTTAAACATATCCACATACTCGCCCTTAGCAGCGTCAAAGCCCGCATTTTCATCGCTTGAATTTTCCACACTATTGACAACTACACCAGCGTCAAAGCCCGCATTTTCTGCGATTTGTCTTAAAGGCGCTCTTAAGGCTCTTTCCACGATAGCCGCACCAATAGCCTCATCACCCTCTAATTTCAACTTAATCTTAGATTTAGCCTTGATAAGTGCCGCACCACCACCGATGACAATACCTTCTTCAACCGCCGCTTTTGTCGCACTTAAAGCATCATCTACGCGGTCTTTTTTCTCTTTCATTTCTGTTTCAGTTGCCGCACCGACTTTAATAAGCGCCACGCCTCCGCTTAATTTCGCAAGTCTTTCTTGTAATTTTTCTCTATCATAATCACTCGTTGTTTCGGCAATTTGTGCCTTGATTTGATTGACTCTTGCATCGATATTTGCTTTATCTCCAGCACCATTAACTATGGTTGTATTATCCTTATCAATAATCACGCTAGAAGCCTGTCCTAAATCCTCTAAAGTCGCACTCTCAAGCGTTCTACCAAGCTCTTCAGCTATCACTTCACCACCTGTTAAAATAGCAATATCTTCAAGCATAGCCTTTCTTCTATCACCAAAGCCCGGCGCCTTAACAGCAGAGATATTTAAAACTCCCCTTAATTTATTCACAACCAAAGTTGCTAAAGCCTCACCCTCAATATCTTCAGCAATGATTAAAAGCGGTTTTCCTGTCTTTTGAATTTGCTCTAAAATAGGCAATAAATCTTTTAAACTTGTGATTTTTTTATCAAAAAGCAAAATGTAAGGATTTGAAAGCTCGACTATCATTTTATCCGCATTAGTGATAAAATAAGGGCTTAGATAGCCTCTGTCAAATTGCATACCCTCAACCACGCTTAATTCATCATTAATAGACTTTGCCTCTTCCACCGTGATAACGCCGTCTTTTCCAACTCTCTCCATAGCATCAGCTATTAAAGCACCGATTTTTTCATCAGAATTTGCTGAAATTGTCGCCACTTGAGCGATTTCTTTTTTATCTTTAACTTCCCTTGAAAGCTTTTTAAGCTCATCAACAATAGCCTCACAAGCTTTATCCATACCTCTTTTAACCTCGATAGGATTCGCTCCTGCTGTGATATTTCTTAAGCCTTCTTTAAAAATAGCGTGTGCCAAAACGGTCGCTGTTGTCGTGCCATCACCTGCTTGGTCGGCTGTTTTACTTGCCACTTCACGCACTAAAGAAGCACCCATATTTTCAAGATTTTCTTTAAGCTCAACTTCCTTAGCCACACTCACGCCGTCTTTTGTAATGCTTGGTGCGCCAAAGCTTTTTTGAATTAAAACATTTCTACCTCTTGGTCCCATTGTAACCTTTACGGCGTCATTGAGCTTTTTAACGCCTTCATAAAGCTTATTTCTCGCTTCATCTGAAAAAATAATTTCTTTTGCCATTTTTTACTCCTTATTTTAAAATTCCTAAAACATCATCTAAATTCAAAACTAAATATTCACCATCATTAAGTTTAACCTCTGTGCCACCATACTTGGCAAATACGATTTTATCGCCACTTGTTATATCGCTTACTTCTTTACTTACTGCGACAACTTCTCCTATCAAAGGTTTTTCTTTAGCATTATCTGGTATAATAATGCCTGAAGCGGTAGTTTTAGTTTCTTCAACTCGTTTAACTAAAACGCGTTTTCCTAAAGGTTGAAAGTTCATTTTGTCCATCCTTAAAATATTGATTTTTAGCACTCTTTAATTTTGAGTGATGAAATCATACTAAAAAAAATGAATTTTGTCAATACTTTGAATAAAAATATTTATAAAACTTTAGTTTAATTGACTAAAGATAATTTATAAAATAAACTAAAGGATAAGAAATGAAAAAGGTTCTTTACGCACTTTTAGCTCTTTTTTTGGTGCTTTTTGTCGCTATTTATGGTTTAACTTTTAGTTCTTTTGGTAATCGTTTGGTTGCTAATTTTGCTCAAACTAAAGCTAAAGAACTTTCTGGGCTCGATTTAAACATCTCTCATTTTAGCTTAAGTCCCTCTTATTTGGAGTTAGAAGCAAATTTAAATCAAATCGCTCAACTTAAAATCGAAGGGAATTTAAGCCTCTTAAGTCTTGGTTTTGAGCTTGATTATGCTCTGTCTTTAAATAAAAATCTCGCCAAAACACTCAATCTAAATTTAAAAGAAAATTTAGAGCTAAATGGCGATATAATAGGCTCTATCAAAGATTTTAATGCAAAAGGAAAAGGAGAGGTATTTGGCTCAAAATTAAATTTTGACACAAGGATTTATCATTTTTCTCCTATCGCTCTTAATTTAGACGCTAAAAATTTAAAAATTGAAGAGCTTTTAAGCTTCTTAAATCAAGCTCC from Campylobacter upsaliensis includes:
- the groES gene encoding co-chaperone GroES, which encodes MNFQPLGKRVLVKRVEETKTTASGIIIPDNAKEKPLIGEVVAVSKEVSDITSGDKIVFAKYGGTEVKLNDGEYLVLNLDDVLGILK